The DNA sequence CATGCTGCCGGCAGAAGACCAGCAGCGCCTGCTGTTTGAAGGCGGCTATCCGGTACTGGCGAAAGTCGCAAAACGCAAAGGCCTCCCCTATCCCCACGTCAACGAGCAGGGTGAAGTCGAAGCCGATGCCGAGTGGTGGGCCACCATGCAGGCGGCGAAGTAATCATGCAAGGTCGTCTGTTGGATGCTGTGCCGCTTAACTCCCTGACGGGCGTTGGCGCGGCCCAAAGCAGCCGACTGGCAAAAATCGGCCTGCACACCGTGCAGGATCTGCTTCTGCACCTGCCGCTACGCTACGAAGACCGCACCCATCTGTATCAAATCGGCGAACTACTGCCCGGAGTGTATGCCACCGTTGAAGGAGAAGTCCTTAACTGCAGCGTTACTTTTGGCGGCCGCCGAATGATGACCTGCCAGATAAGCGACGGCTCCGGCATCCTCACCATGCGCTTTTTTAACTTCAGCGCGGCGATGAAAAATAGCCTGGCAACCGGGCGGCGCGTGCTGGCCTACGGAGAGGCGAAGCGCGGTAAGCACGGGGCGGAGATGATCCACCCGGAGTATCGGGTGCAGGGCGATATGAGTACGCCAGATTTACAGGAAACGCTAACCCCGGTTTATCCCACCACCGAAGGTATCAAGCAGGCGACCCTGCGTAAGCTTACCGATCAGGCGCTGGAGCTGCTGGAAACCTGCGCTATCGCCGAGCTGCTGCCACCGGAGCTGGCCCAGGGGATGATGAGCCTGCCGGAAGCCTTACGCACGCTGCATCGCCCGCCGCCCTCTTTACAGCTCAGCGAGCTGGAAAGCGGTCAACACCCGGCCCAGCGGCGCTTAATCCTGGAAGAGTTGCTGGCGCATAACCTCAGCATGCTGGCACTGCGGGCCGGCGCTCAGCGCTACCGCGCCCTGGCGCTCAGCGCGAACGATACGCTAAAAGATAAGCTGCTGGCCTCGCTCCCCTTTAAGCCAACCGGCGCGCAGGCGCGCGTATCGGCGGAAATCGAGCGTGATATGGCGCTGGACGTGCCGATGATGCGTCTGGTGCAGGGGGATGTCGGTTCCGGTAAAACCCTGGTCGCCGCGCTGGCCGCCCTGCGCGCCATCGCCCACGGTAAGCAGGTGGCGCTAATGGCGCCTACCGAGCTACTGGCGGAACAGCACGCCAATAATTTCCGCAGCTGGTTCGAACCCCTGGGTATTGAAGTAGGCTGGCTGGCTGGCAAACAAAAAGGTAAAGCGCGCCTGGCGCAGCAGGAGGCTATCGCCAGCGGGCAGGTGCAGATGATTGTCGGTACCCACGCTATCTTCCAGGAACAGGTTCAGTTTAACGGCCTCGCGCTGGTGATCATCGACGAACAGCACCGTTTCGGCGTCCATCAGCGGCTGGCATTATGGGAGAAAGGCCAGCAGCAGGGCTTTCACCCGCATCAGCTGATTATGACCGCCACGCCAATTCCGCGGACCCTGGCGATGACCGCCTATGCTGACCTTGATACTTCGGTTATCGACGAGCTGCCGCCGGGCCGTACGCCGGTCACGACGGTGGCCATTCCTGATACCCGCCGCAGCGATATTATCGACCGCGTACGTAACGCTTGTACCCACGAAGGCCGTCAGGCCTACTGGGTCTGTACGCTGATTGAAGAGTCGGACCTGCTGGAAGCCCAGGCGGCGGAAGCCACCTGGGAAGAGCTGAAGCTCGCGCTGCCGGAGCTGAATATCGGCCTGGTTCACGGGCGCATGAAGTCCGCCGAGAAGCAGGCGGTGATGAGCGCGTTCAAGCAAGGCGAACTGCATCTGCTGGTCGCCACCACGGTCATTGAAGTTGGCGTCGATGTACCTAACTCGAGCCTGATGATTATCGAAAACCCGGAGCGTCTGGGACTGGCGCAGCTGCACCAGCTCAGAGGGCGCGTTGGGCGCGGCGCGGTGGCCTCCCACTGCGTACTGCTCTATAAATCTCCGCTCTCAAAAACCGCGCAGAAGCGTCTGCAGGTTCTGCGCGATAGCAACGACGGCTTCGTCATTGCCCAGAAGGACCTGGAAATTCGCGGTCCCGGCGAGCTGCTCGGCACGCGCCAGACCGGCAACGCTGAATTCAAAGTTGCGGATTTACTGCGCGATCAGGCCATGATCCCGGAAGTTCAGCGCATTGCCCGCCATATTCACGAGCGATATCCGCAGCAGGCTCGGGCGCTGATTGAACGCTGGATGCCGGAAACCGAACGCTATTCCAACGCGTAGCGCGAACGTCATCTCGCCACGCTGCGCATAATTTTTATTCAGATGAGTGAATTATGAAACGAGAACTGGCCATCGAATTTTCGCGCGTCACTGAAGCCGCCGCGCTGGCAGGCTATAAGTGGTTAGGCCGTGGAGATAAAAACACCGCCGACGGCGCCGCCGTCAACGCCATGCGCATTATGCTGAACCTGATCAACATCGACGGCACCATCGTGATTGGCGAAGGCGAAATCGACGAAGCGCCGATGCTGTACATCGGCGAGCGCGTCGGTACCGGCCACGGCGATGCGGTAGATATCGCCGTCGATCCCATCGAAGGCACCCGTATGACGGCGATGGGCCAGGCGAACGCGCTGGCGGTGATGGCGGTCGGCGATAAGGGCTGTTTTCTGAATGCGCCGGATATGTACATGGAAAAGCTGATTGTCGGCCCGGGCGCGAAAGGCACCATCGATCTGAACCTGCCGCTGGCGGAGAATCTGCATAATATTGCCCGCGCGCTGAATAAGCCGCTGAATGAATTGACGGTCACCATCTTAGCCAAGCCGCGCCATGACGAGGTCATTGTTGAGCTGCAAAAGCTGGGCGTGCGCGTGTTCGCTATCCCCGACGGCGACGTTGCCGCCTCTATTCTGACCTGCATGCCGGACAGCGAAGTTGACGTTATGTACGGTATCGGCGGCGCGCCGGAAGGCGTCGTTTCCGCGGCCGTAATCCGCGCGCTGGACGGCGATATGAACGGCCGTCTGCTGGCACGTCATCACGTTAAGGGCGACAGCGAAGAGAACCGCCGCATCGGCGAAAACGAGCTGGCACGCTGCAAGGCAATGGGTATTGAAGCAGGAAAAGTGCTGCGTCTGGACGATATGGCGCGCAGCGACAACGTCGTTTTCTCAGCGACCGGCATCACCAAAGGCGATCTGCTGGACGGTATCACCCGTAAAGGCAATATGGCCACCACCGAAACGCTGCTGATCCGCGGCAAATCCCGCACCATCCGCCGTATTCAGTCGATTCATTATCTCGATCGCAAAGACCCGGATATCCAGCAGCACATCCTGTAAAACATTTGTTCAATAGAGCTTTCCAGCCTTTTCGGGCTGGAAATCTTCTCTCGTCGCGGTGAAGATACGCTAACGAGATTGAGAGGAGAGATGCTATGGCAAACTGGGTTACAGGCAAAGTCGTAAAAGTTCAAAACTGGACGGATGCGCTGTTTAGCCTCACCGTCCACGCACCGGTTGAACCGTTCACCGCAGGGCAGTTTGCCAAACTGGGCCTCGACGTTGACGGCGAACGCGTGCAGCGCGCCTATTCCTACGTTAACGCCCCCGGCAATCCCGATCTTGAGTTCTACCTGGTGACGGTTCCTGAGGGTAAACTCAGCCCGCGGCTGGCAGCTCTAAAGCCAGGCGATGAAGTGCAGATTGTCAGCGAAGCCGCCGGTTTCTTCGTACTGGAAGAAGTACCGGATTGCGATACGCTGTGGATGCTCGCTACCGGCACGGCGATTGGCCCGTACCTGTCGATTCTGGAAGAAGGAAAAGACCTGGAACGCTTTAAAAATCTGGTGCTGGTACATGCCGCACGCTATGCCGCCGATCTCAGCTATCTGCCGCAAATGCAGGCGCTGGAACAACGTTATGCGGGCAAGCTGCGCATCCAGTCGGTCGTCAGCCGGGAAAGCGTCCCTGGTATGCTCACGGGGCGCATCCCGTTCCTGATTGAGACCGGCGCGCTGGAAGAGGCCGTCGGCTTGCCGATGAACGCCGAGAGCAGCCACGTTATGCTGTGCGGTAATCCGCAAATGGTACGCGACACTCAGCAGCTGCTGAAAGAGACCCGGCAGATGACCAAGCACCTGCGTCGCCGTCCGGGTCACATGACCGCCGAGCACTACTGGTAATCAGGACTCCGCTTTCCAGCGTACATCCAGCGTCTCTTTACCGAACTTATTTGCGCCCTGGGTGCCGACAAACGCTCCCAGGTCGATAAGCATCATGACGATAATCAGCGTCGGTATAAATCGCCCGACGCCCCACTGCCAGACGCCGGGCAGCATCGACCAGTTGCCCGCTAATAGCATCCACGCCAGAATCATCAGCAGCGCCCAGAGGCCGGATTTACCCCGATCGTGCAGGCGTTTAACGGTCACCGCCGCCGTGGGCCACAGCAGACACACCAGAATAAAAGCCGCGGTCTGCAAATTAAGAAGATTGCTGCCAGCCAGCGTGAACAGCGCGCTCATGGTCATTATCCAGATGGCGATCCAGATCCAGAAGTCACGACGTCCAATCCGCCCTTTAATTGAGAATAGCCACTGCTGTAGGGTCATGTTTTATTCCTTATCATCATCACCGGCGTAGTTTACCCTGAAGGCGTCACTTTTTGACAAGCGTGACGGTTCTCGTTTTAATCGTCAGCAGACAAAAAAAGGAAAGACGGGCATGAAGAAGTGGGCAACTCTATGTTTAATTGGGCTGGCGGCGTTATCCGCTGGCCAAAAGGCGTTGTCCGCAGATTCTGAGTCCAACGCTACGGCACCCTATCTTCTCTCCGGCGCGCCGGTCTTTGATATTTCTATCAGCCAATTTCGGGAAAAATTCAATACAGATAACCCGAAGCTTTCGCTCAATGAATTCCGCTCCATAGTTTCCAGTAAAGACCAGGCGAACCTGACCCGCGCGGCGACGAAGATCAATGAGAACCTGTACGCCTCTACCGCGCTTGAACGTGGAACGCTAAAAATTAAATCGATGCAGATAACCTGGCTACCGATTCAGGGGCCGCAGCAGAAAGCGGCGAAGGCCAGGGCTCAGGAGTATATGAGCGCCGTGATGCGCGCTTTCGTGCCAACGCTGAGCCTGGCCCAAAGCCAGCAAAAGCTGCAAAAGCTGCTCACCGCCGGAAAAGGTAAACGTTACTTCAGCGAAACCGAAGGCGCAGTGCGCTATGTGGTAGCGGACAACGGCGAAAAGGGGCTGACCTTCGCTGTTGAACCGATTAAGCTGACGCTATCTGAAACGCTGGAAAACAACAATAAATGACAAAAAGCAAAGCCTTTCCAGTGATGAATCTCTATACTGTTTCACAGACCATGCTGCCCGCGGGGGCGGCTATATTCCTTAATTCGCTTTGAAGCGTGGAGAATAAAAATGCGACATCCTTTAGTGATGGGTAACTGGAAACTGAACGGCAGCCGCCACATGGTAAACGAACTGGTCGCGAACCTGCGTACCGAACTGGCTGGCGTAACCGGCTGTGCAGTTGCCATTGCTCCGCCTGAAATGTATATCGATCTGGCTAAACAAGCCGCTGCGGGCAGCCACATTCACCTGGGCGCGCAGAACGTTGACCTGAACCTGTCCGGCGCATTCACTGGCGAAACCTCTGCTGAAATGCTGAAAGACATCGGTGCTCAGTACATCATCATCGGCCACTCCGAGCGTCGTACCTACCACAAAGAATCCGACGAGCTCATCGCGAAGAAATTCGCGGTCCTGAAAGAGCAGGGCCTGATCCCGGTTCTGTGCATCGGTGAAACCGAAGCAGAAAACGAAGCGGGCAAAACTGAAGAAGTGTGCGCACGCCAAATTGACGCGGTTCTGAAAACTCAGGGCGCAGCGGCATTCGAAGGCGCGGTTATCGCTTACGAGCCAGTATGGGCGATCGGTACCGGCAAATCTGCTACCCCGGCTCAGGCTCAGGCGGTGCATAAATTCATTCGCGATCACATCGCTAAAGCCGATGCGAAAGTGGCTGAGCAAGTGATTATTCAGTACGGCGGTTCCGTTAATGCGGGCAACGCAGCGGAGCTGTTCACCCAGCCGGACATCGACGGCGCGCTGGTTGGCGGCGCATCCCTGAAAGCAGATGCTTTCGCGGTGATCGTTAAAGCAGCAGAAGCCGCGAAAAACGCGTAATTCGCGCAGGGTCTTTCCCCGGTCGCCCTTCGCTTACCGGGGCCACTGACCAGAAATCTGCAATATTTGTAGCCCGGCTCCGCGCAGCGCAAGCCGGGTTTTTTTACCCCGCTACAGTTTCCCCAACGCCTGATACCACAGGTAGTCCAGCGGCAGCAAAATTAAATAGCTCACCGCCGCCAGCGCGATACACAGCAGCATTCCCGCCCGCGCAGGTACTTTCCCCAGCCCCATCGCCACCACAATCGGTGAAGCCTGATACGGCAGCAGCGGCGTGGAGTATCCCAGCACCTGTATCATGATCACGCTCAGCAGCGGGAAACCGGTCGCGTCAGAGAAGCTCTGGGCGAATGTGGTATACAGCGCCGGAACGCCGTTAGCGGTCATGATAAAGTTGAGCGCGCTGGTAATACCCGTCAGCGCAAGGAAGCTGGTAAACGGGCTCTCTTTATCCAGCGGCATAATCTGCAGCAGCGCACTCCCCACAACATCGCCGATACCGGTCTGGGTGACGGTGATCGCCAGCCCCAGAATCCCGGCGACGTAAATGCAGGTACGAATATTCACGCCGCTGGAAAACTCTTCGCCGTTAATAAAACCGACCCGCGGCAGTAGCGTTATCACCGCTGCCGCCAGCCCGGTCCAGGCAGGTCCCACGCCGTGCCAGCTTTCGGTCACCCACAGCGTCAGTACTACCGCCAGCAGCCACGCCAGGCGCTTCTCATCGTGGGTCATCGGCGGCAGCGGCGTCATGTCGCGTGGCGGATGCGGTTTTCCGGGAAACAGCCAGCATATTAATGCGATCAGCACCGCCCCTTTTAGCCAGCCGAGCACCGGCGTATGCAGCAGTAAATAGGGCACATAGTTCAGATGGATGCCGTATGAGCCTTCCGCCGCGCCGCTCATTACCAGATTCGGGACGTTCGCCGGCAGAATGGTGGCTGACAGCTGGAAGGTGCCGAATCCGACCGCCAGAGCCAGGCCAAACCACGGGCGCGTCCCCTCTTCAATGCCGGCACGCCTGGCCATTGCCGCCACAATCGGCATCAGCAGCGCGATGCGCCCCATATTGGACGGCATAACAAACGCCAGCGCATAGCTGAGCAGCACCACGCTGCCGACCATCAGCGGCCAGGAATCCGTCAGACGCGACGAAAGCGCCCGTGCCGCCCTGTCCGCCAGCCCGGTTTTGCGGATAGCGATCCCCAGCACAAAGCCGCTGAACACCAGCCAGAATGCCGACGACGCGAAGCCGCCGAAAATCACCTCCGGCGGCGCGATTTTAGCGATCATTGCTGCGGCAAAAAACAGCAGCGCGGTCATAAACTCCGGTAGTAGCGAGGTCGCCCAGAGAAGGATGGTGATACCAACGATGATGGAAGGGAGGAACAGAGGGTGAGAAAACCAGAGCGACATACCTGTCTCCTGTTGTTTTTTTCAGCAAGAATACGATGGGCTGTCGGGCAGGTAAACGCCATAAATGGTGGGGTTATTACGGGATGGATACAGGCAGTTTAGTGATAATGGATCTCACCAAAGTATTCAGACAGCACGTAATAACGGCAATATTCAAAAGGGCTATCGTGTCCGGCCTGAAACGTCTGTCTGGCGACGGATAATAGCGGTTTATTCTCAGCAATCTGCAGTTTTTCACACAGCTCGGGGGAAGGTAAAATCGCCTCAACTTTTTCAATCGCCGAGTCGCTTGTAACGTTTAATAATGAATAAAGCGATGTATGTTCCAGTGCCCGCGGGGTCAGTTCCAGGCCGGGAAAGAAGCTAAGATCGAGATATATTTTTTCATGGTTGAACGGGCGATTATTCAGGCAACGAATACGCGAGATATAAAGATAATGATGATGGGCAGGAAGGCTCAAGCCATCTGCCTGAGCATCACGCGCGCGGCGCGGAGCGATTTCCAGAATACGGTTCTCTATCTCGACGCTGGCATCCTGAAGATCGCTGGTGATTCCGCGAAACGTATGGCCATAGCTCACGCCTTCCGGCACGGAACATACTACCGAGCCGCTTCCGCGCTGGGACGAAATAATGCCGGCATTGATTAATTCGCTCCAGGCCTGCTTAACCACAATCAGCGAGACGTTGTAGGCTCTGGCGACCTCTTTTTGCGTCGGCAGCTGGCTGCCTAAGGGCAAAGACCCGTTTTGGATCTGCTGACAGATGATAAAAAATAGTTGCTTATAAAGCGGAGTAAAGCTCGTTTTATCAACCTGCAAACTGCGCACCTCACGTCTTCGCCAGCAGGGGACGTTTCACCGTCCCCGGCAGGGTGAATTCGCTACCCTGCGATTTGCCTGGCCAGTTCTGCCAAATCGAAATGATTCATACGATCCACGGTCGTTAAATAATCGGCGGGGAAAGCATCCGCGCCATGAAATGCGCCGGACATCGCCCCAACCATGGTGGCGACAGTATCAGTATCATTGCCGATATTAACGCCGGAGATAATAGCATCTACGGCAGAATTCGGACAACACGCGAACAGACCGAAGGCCGCAGGCACTGCTTCACTTACGTGCAGCCCGGAACCAATAATATCGGCGATTTCCACTACCGCGGTTTCCCAATGGCGATGACGTTTACCGATCTCCACCGCCAGCTCAATGCGCCGGGCAACGGAAGGGCCTGCAACCATCATCGCCCCTTGCTCCTGCGCCAGCAGATAGCCCTTTTGAGCGCCGTAAACACCGGCGGCAATAATGCTGTCTGCATTGGTCTGCGATCTTAACGCCTCGCTGGTTGCCGCGGCCATCGCCGCCGCACCGGACATCGCCAGCACATTGTTGTGCGTAAAGCGGCAAATCTGCAGCGCACATTCAATTGCCGCGTCGATATCGCCGGGATGCAGCACCGCCGCTGGCCAAATCTTCATCGCCGCGCCATTCGTGGCTTCCGCGTTTCCTTTATTAATAATCTGTACCGACTGTTTTTCACCCTCCAGCTCGCCCTGCAAAGAGGCGCGGTTGTCATTGAAGATCGCTTTCATCGCCGCGCGCGTCGTCGGACCGGTAAAGTTGGCGTAGTAAGGATAATCCAGCCACTGCTGGAACGCCTCGCGCATCGCTTCGTCGCTGACCTGGCGCTGATGGCGCAGCAGCGCGTCCATAATGTACTTAGCCTGAATAAAATCATCGGTGCACATGCCCGCTTCATTGCAGCGGCCAAACGTATCCGCCGGCGGTTTTTGAAAGGTCGTCACCCAGCCGCCAAAATAGTCTTTAATTTGCTGCTGAGTCCGAACTTCCGTTGCCGCTCCCATCGCGTCCGCGGCGGCGGCGCCAACCAGGCATCCCAGTATTTTGTTTTGATCAACGTGCATGATGACTCCTTATTTCATGGTCATAGCTTGTGCCAGCGAATGGCTGGCCAGAAAAGTGTTTAGCTGGTCGGGAAACGGCAGGGCCGTCATCGCGCCTTTTGCCGTCACCGCCATCGCACCGCAGGCGTTAGCATTGCCGATAGCCTCCGCCAGCAGGTCATGAGA is a window from the Klebsiella oxytoca genome containing:
- a CDS encoding ADP-ribosylglycohydrolase family protein, whose amino-acid sequence is MHVDQNKILGCLVGAAAADAMGAATEVRTQQQIKDYFGGWVTTFQKPPADTFGRCNEAGMCTDDFIQAKYIMDALLRHQRQVSDEAMREAFQQWLDYPYYANFTGPTTRAAMKAIFNDNRASLQGELEGEKQSVQIINKGNAEATNGAAMKIWPAAVLHPGDIDAAIECALQICRFTHNNVLAMSGAAAMAAATSEALRSQTNADSIIAAGVYGAQKGYLLAQEQGAMMVAGPSVARRIELAVEIGKRHRHWETAVVEIADIIGSGLHVSEAVPAAFGLFACCPNSAVDAIISGVNIGNDTDTVATMVGAMSGAFHGADAFPADYLTTVDRMNHFDLAELARQIAG
- a CDS encoding DUF805 domain-containing protein, translating into MTLQQWLFSIKGRIGRRDFWIWIAIWIMTMSALFTLAGSNLLNLQTAAFILVCLLWPTAAVTVKRLHDRGKSGLWALLMILAWMLLAGNWSMLPGVWQWGVGRFIPTLIIVMMLIDLGAFVGTQGANKFGKETLDVRWKAES
- the fpr gene encoding ferredoxin--NADP(+) reductase, which gives rise to MANWVTGKVVKVQNWTDALFSLTVHAPVEPFTAGQFAKLGLDVDGERVQRAYSYVNAPGNPDLEFYLVTVPEGKLSPRLAALKPGDEVQIVSEAAGFFVLEEVPDCDTLWMLATGTAIGPYLSILEEGKDLERFKNLVLVHAARYAADLSYLPQMQALEQRYAGKLRIQSVVSRESVPGMLTGRIPFLIETGALEEAVGLPMNAESSHVMLCGNPQMVRDTQQLLKETRQMTKHLRRRPGHMTAEHYW
- a CDS encoding SLC13 family permease; translated protein: MSLWFSHPLFLPSIIVGITILLWATSLLPEFMTALLFFAAAMIAKIAPPEVIFGGFASSAFWLVFSGFVLGIAIRKTGLADRAARALSSRLTDSWPLMVGSVVLLSYALAFVMPSNMGRIALLMPIVAAMARRAGIEEGTRPWFGLALAVGFGTFQLSATILPANVPNLVMSGAAEGSYGIHLNYVPYLLLHTPVLGWLKGAVLIALICWLFPGKPHPPRDMTPLPPMTHDEKRLAWLLAVVLTLWVTESWHGVGPAWTGLAAAVITLLPRVGFINGEEFSSGVNIRTCIYVAGILGLAITVTQTGIGDVVGSALLQIMPLDKESPFTSFLALTGITSALNFIMTANGVPALYTTFAQSFSDATGFPLLSVIMIQVLGYSTPLLPYQASPIVVAMGLGKVPARAGMLLCIALAAVSYLILLPLDYLWYQALGKL
- a CDS encoding DUF1454 family protein, producing MKKWATLCLIGLAALSAGQKALSADSESNATAPYLLSGAPVFDISISQFREKFNTDNPKLSLNEFRSIVSSKDQANLTRAATKINENLYASTALERGTLKIKSMQITWLPIQGPQQKAAKARAQEYMSAVMRAFVPTLSLAQSQQKLQKLLTAGKGKRYFSETEGAVRYVVADNGEKGLTFAVEPIKLTLSETLENNNK
- the tpiA gene encoding triose-phosphate isomerase → MRHPLVMGNWKLNGSRHMVNELVANLRTELAGVTGCAVAIAPPEMYIDLAKQAAAGSHIHLGAQNVDLNLSGAFTGETSAEMLKDIGAQYIIIGHSERRTYHKESDELIAKKFAVLKEQGLIPVLCIGETEAENEAGKTEEVCARQIDAVLKTQGAAAFEGAVIAYEPVWAIGTGKSATPAQAQAVHKFIRDHIAKADAKVAEQVIIQYGGSVNAGNAAELFTQPDIDGALVGGASLKADAFAVIVKAAEAAKNA
- the glpX gene encoding class II fructose-bisphosphatase, which encodes MKRELAIEFSRVTEAAALAGYKWLGRGDKNTADGAAVNAMRIMLNLINIDGTIVIGEGEIDEAPMLYIGERVGTGHGDAVDIAVDPIEGTRMTAMGQANALAVMAVGDKGCFLNAPDMYMEKLIVGPGAKGTIDLNLPLAENLHNIARALNKPLNELTVTILAKPRHDEVIVELQKLGVRVFAIPDGDVAASILTCMPDSEVDVMYGIGGAPEGVVSAAVIRALDGDMNGRLLARHHVKGDSEENRRIGENELARCKAMGIEAGKVLRLDDMARSDNVVFSATGITKGDLLDGITRKGNMATTETLLIRGKSRTIRRIQSIHYLDRKDPDIQQHIL
- the recG gene encoding ATP-dependent DNA helicase RecG; the protein is MQGRLLDAVPLNSLTGVGAAQSSRLAKIGLHTVQDLLLHLPLRYEDRTHLYQIGELLPGVYATVEGEVLNCSVTFGGRRMMTCQISDGSGILTMRFFNFSAAMKNSLATGRRVLAYGEAKRGKHGAEMIHPEYRVQGDMSTPDLQETLTPVYPTTEGIKQATLRKLTDQALELLETCAIAELLPPELAQGMMSLPEALRTLHRPPPSLQLSELESGQHPAQRRLILEELLAHNLSMLALRAGAQRYRALALSANDTLKDKLLASLPFKPTGAQARVSAEIERDMALDVPMMRLVQGDVGSGKTLVAALAALRAIAHGKQVALMAPTELLAEQHANNFRSWFEPLGIEVGWLAGKQKGKARLAQQEAIASGQVQMIVGTHAIFQEQVQFNGLALVIIDEQHRFGVHQRLALWEKGQQQGFHPHQLIMTATPIPRTLAMTAYADLDTSVIDELPPGRTPVTTVAIPDTRRSDIIDRVRNACTHEGRQAYWVCTLIEESDLLEAQAAEATWEELKLALPELNIGLVHGRMKSAEKQAVMSAFKQGELHLLVATTVIEVGVDVPNSSLMIIENPERLGLAQLHQLRGRVGRGAVASHCVLLYKSPLSKTAQKRLQVLRDSNDGFVIAQKDLEIRGPGELLGTRQTGNAEFKVADLLRDQAMIPEVQRIARHIHERYPQQARALIERWMPETERYSNA
- a CDS encoding GntR family transcriptional regulator translates to MQVDKTSFTPLYKQLFFIICQQIQNGSLPLGSQLPTQKEVARAYNVSLIVVKQAWSELINAGIISSQRGSGSVVCSVPEGVSYGHTFRGITSDLQDASVEIENRILEIAPRRARDAQADGLSLPAHHHYLYISRIRCLNNRPFNHEKIYLDLSFFPGLELTPRALEHTSLYSLLNVTSDSAIEKVEAILPSPELCEKLQIAENKPLLSVARQTFQAGHDSPFEYCRYYVLSEYFGEIHYH